AGACAATTATTGTTATTATCAACATCTTGACATGACTTTGAACAAAATGCAACCATATACTAGGTGTTAAATATACACACAATATATACTGGGTACAACATGAATACATGTATAAATCAATACGTGCGTATATTTATATCATCGTTGAAGTTGGTTCTCTTAATTAGTGGCGGATCAAAGAGAAAGGTTTTATGGGAACGAAGTTGGTTGAATTAAATTGTGTTTTGGATCATTTTAACTCGTCTGGTTTTGCTATGGACATAAAATTATTCATTTTGATTGATTACTCTACAAATCTCTTTCACATCTTTTATGCATAACATGTATTACTTGTCCGTGTTGCATCGTTATGTCTAAAGGTATCCCATGACCGAGGCTATACATATATGTTAGGCGGTTTATCATCAAGTTTAGGCGATTTATGGTTTATACCAGAGTGGAGTTTAGACTGTTTATAATCGAGTTGTTTATAACTGTGTATTGTTCATAACCGGGGCTGTATTTAGGCAGGTTTTTGCTTCaaagttaaaacataaacaacatttCCAGATTGATTGTTAATTCACATTGAACCCAGCAAATTGACAAGCGGCTAATCTTGATCCAACCTGATCCCCAAAGTTGGACCGACCCGACTAACCAGTAAAACACAAGGCTGACCCTCTTATGAGCTGGTCCTCAGGCCACAATCTTGGTTTCGATCTCAAGTACAGATTTACAGAATGACATAAGAACAGTAACATCATGAAATGAAACTACTAACATCAACAAGCACAGTAACTTCTCTATATCAATAGAAAATTTATAACATTCAATGAAAACAAACCTTAAAAAAATCCCATTATTCTTACAGAGTATGTATTCACTGCCGTTACCTTTTACTCTCCGCTAACCCTTTAACAAACGCCTCAACTATCTGCTTCTGCGACTCCAGCAACATCTTATTCCGTCTCATCTCAGCTTCCATTCGCGACTTCTCAATCTCATGAACCATATCCATCTTCATCCTCTCCATCTTCACAAACCCGTCCGCCAAAAGCTTAATCGACGCCACTATTTGCCCTATCGAATCATCCTTATCTCTCTTCACCCCTCTCGAAAACTCTCCTTCTCGCCCTAAGCCCCTGTTATTAATCCGCTCATtataaacatcatcatcatcttccccaacatcatcatcatcatcaccattttCATTCCAGTAACCATGAGGTCCATGATTATGGTTAAAATTCAATCCAACTTTACTAATTTTTCTAGGTCTAATCCCTGAATGCTGCTCTATGTTCTGATAACTCTGATAATTCCCTACATCTTGTGAGGATAATCTATGCATTTTTCCTGAATAATACTGattttcaaattcaaattcatCATCATTATCTTCCTCTTGTGCAGGATAACCATGTGAAACCCTAACATTATTAGCCCTAGATGCAACCGTCACCAACTGGCCaccggttgcaaccgcaaccgGTGGTCCCGGTGCCGGTTTGAACCGGATACCACGTCCGGGATTCAAACCGGCATAAACTGGATCTGTAACCGTATTAGTTACAGATCCGGCGTTTGTTTCTTCACCGTGAATAAAACCGTCAGATCCGTTAGATCTGTCAGTAAAACCGTCAGATCTGTCAGATCCAGTACCGTTACGTTCCATGGAATCCATAGCTTCAAAGTAGAACCAGGTGGAGAGAAACCTGGGGCCGGGGAAGGAAAGCGCGCGTTGTTTTTCAGCGCGGTAACGCTGACGGAGTTTCTCCATCTTGTGGCGGCACTGAGCGGAGGTTTTGGGCGGAATAGCGCCGGGGCATAACCTGCCGACGTTTTCGGCAACGGCGTCCCAGTCGGCGGTGCGGAGGTAGCCGCGGCGGAGGGCGTACCATCGGTCGCGGTAGGATTGGATGAGAGCTAGGGCTTCGTCTTGTGTCCAGCACGGCGGAGGGAATCGCCGGGGAGGTTTGTCgacggcggcggcggtggtggcggtggtggacaTGGAGATGTGAAGATGGTGAATAGGAAGGTGAAATGGATGGAGGAATGGGGGAGGAAGAGGGGAGGAGATAAAAGAAGAGGGCCACCGGGTAGGGTGGGGTTGGGGTGGTTGGGTGGACGGTGATGATGGGATGACGATAGGGGATGGGTGATGCTAGAATGCGCGGGTGGGTGTGGTGTACACCCCGCACTAGTTGTTGGTACAACGCAACCAACTGCTCCACCAGTAGTCCACCAACAACGCATTGCAATTTGCTTGCTTCCCACCCACTTACgtttttcttttttactttccattgggaTTCATTTGAGGTTAAGTTTATTTGGGTTTGTAATAACATTTACAACCAcctaaaaacactaaaaaatcaTTTCTTATCATATAACTAAATTCTCTCATATATTAGGCAGGAGGTATGGAGGCGTCACCGCTGCCACCTCACCTCCCATAACGCCTAGAGGGCGCCACCACACACACCGCTGTCTTCAAGGAGGGGCACCATTGAAGGGGCTTCACCATGGTAACGAGTAAGAAGGTGAGTTGCAGGTGGGGCTCACATCATTTCATCCAATAATTTATTTTTTGATTTTGTTTAATAGGAGGCGTTATCTCACACACTACAAGTTAAGAGAAGATGTAATAAAGCCCTCTGGCTGACGCGGATCTGATGTGACGTGATAAAGCCACTAATGACTTTATCCCACACCCTAGTGAAAAGTTtgtcttattttattttgaattatATAATTATGTAAATTGTTAATAAGCTACTGAGAAATGGGTAATCGGGGGCAGACCCACGTAGAGTGGGTCGGGGTCTTCGGACTCCaatattttctaaaatttcagCAGAAACTGAGTGTTAAATTTTTTATTGACCCTATAAAAATAATTAGTTGAAACTCATAATATTAAAAGATAAGATGGTGCGATTGTAAATCTCTTGTGTCACTTGTCCctgtttttgtttattattttagcACGAGGTTAAAATGCTATCATCATATCATGGGTGATTGTTTTGGGAACTCTTGTTCAAAAAAAGATTGCTTTGGTAACACATATTATTTAATCTTTATTAATGTTCCTTGTATTATAAAGAGTAATAACATTATTGTATATTTTTTTAGGAACCCATAATTTTATTTAATCCTTATTAATATATATCCGTGTATAAAGAGTAATGTTATTGCATGGTTGCATAGTATCAAAACTAGATCAAGGTGGTAATTTTAGTTAATTTACTTATAATATATCCTTGTATAAAGAGTAAAAAAATTAGATTGAAGGATTAACATTACCAGTCGTCATTTATGAGGTTAAAGTAGATTGAAATTTTTGACCTTGAAGATGAATACGTTGattaaggtgttgtttgtttttgcagacataaaTTATCTGTAAGCTGATTTCAATAGTTTTCATGTCTGTAACTGAAGCTGTGGTCTGAAGTTATTcaagctgaaaatataagactgtttgttttgataCAGTCTATACAAACTACATGAACATTGTTTTATTTTCCAAATCAAAACATCCTAaaccaattacctccaaaatgtTTTAAGTTCAGAACATCCTAAACCAGTTACCTCCTCTCTGCCTTCTCTCTTGATTCAGTCACCGGAGCCGGTTCCGGCCAGCACTCCAGCGTCTTTTTCCGGCAAACACACTCACCCGCAAAACACCCTCCTTCTTCCCTATAACACAAATTTAATGAAACCCAAATGCTATTGATTCATAAAAAGTTGACCACCAAACACCTGGAGTGCTTTAAAAAAAACTCATTGAGACAAAATATCAAACAAACACCTGGAGTGCACTTCAAGTGAGATTATCGAGAAGCTCGAGTCCCTTGCCGATGAACACGTGATTGGGTCCGGTGGGTTTGGGACCGTGTACTGAACTGTCATGAATGGTTGTGTGATGTTTGTAGTCAAAAGAATTGACCGAAGTCGAGAAAGTCAAGATCTTGCATTTGAACGGGAGTTGGAAATATTGGGTAGTGTTAGACATAGTAATCTTGTTAATGTCCGAGGATATTGTCGGTTTCCTGATTCAAAGCTTCTTATCTATGATTATGTGGCCAATGGTAGTCTTGAAAATTTCTTACACGGTAAGCTTCATAATTTGAAGAAAGGGTTTTTTGTGGTGGTGGTTCAGTTTTAGTTCAAATTTGAGTTCAGAAGGTATATGAGGGAGGAGGGTTTTTtgtgaagatgtttgaagaaagggtGTCATAGCTTTTTTTTTTAAGCTGAAAAAAACCATTTTCAGatctgtttaaaagaaaaaaacaaacagtcttcaagggTAACGTCTGCGCGCCTGCAGACATCAGCTCTcttgaagatgtttgaagaaaaaacaaacaccccctaaaaTATAGAAGGAAAAAAAAGACTAACATTACCGGTCGTCATTTATGAGGTTAAATAGCTTCAATACAGTGTGAGATATGCAATACAAAAGCTTGGCGAACGTTTTAGTGAAGCAACTACCGAATTACTTACGTGTAGTAGCTTTAGCCCAAATGATAAGTTTAGTGCCTCTAATGTTTAAAAGATCTTACGGTTGACAGAGTTATTTGTAATGTTATTTTTCCATAGGGAACAACTTTAAACATTTGTAATGTTTATTTTTTCATTTCGAATGACATCGTTTTTattgtgtgtttctaataaataATGATCATACAGTTTTATTTGTATTGTATTTTATTATGTTTCTCATCCCACCCAGCCGGGATGACGACTGGCCCAAAATCTCTAACGTTTGTTTGTGAAAAATCTTAACACCGAAAAAGAGGATCCCAGTGAAAAAAAATCATGGGTCCACCACTATATGTAATCATTTTTATTAAAGTTATGTGTTGTGGACTTGTGGTGGTTAAGGGGGGTCACGACCCCAGCCTCCTCAACCTCAATATCCAATTTCACATAAAGTCCTGTTGGGGTAGAAAATGCCACATTCAATCACCATTTTGACACCTTACTCCATCACATTTTGTTATATCACACTTGCAAAGGTCATCACATTCCATTACTTATTGTGAAACAACCTAACCTATTAGCAATATGAAGGGAAGAATAAGAAAATGAGATTGTAAATCTTATTGATTGATCTATTTTCACCATACACAAATGCCATTATACATATAGGCACATACATTAATATTAAAGGAACTAAAGAGATAGGAGTTAGATAAGTTATGTATGTGGAGAGTCAAAATATAAATGATACATTCATAACACTCCTCCTTGACTATCCACATAcctttaatacgcttggtgatgctgcctcgttaaaaaccttgctaggataacccagtgggacaaaacctcagctaagggaaaaagagtgcagcgcgtattttctcctcctgatacttttggatcaggtatgttgcctcattaaaaaccttactaagaaaactcATTGGGATAAAACTCagtcaagggaaaaagagtgcaacttgaatatgtctccccctcattttaacatgtatcctttaagtgacgtgtgtccatcttccttgaaagtcgaataaagcctttgtagcgaatgatttgttgcttgatcccttaatgtgcaatcctttatgttgagcaatgttgtataatcttctaaaGAGACTTTAGGTGCCTCTTTACAAAAATTATCATATGTCGATGACTGTGTTTCGTTACATTCttgcatctacaagactaaccaaacttgttttgatgggttagtaaaatataatcaaatatcatttATACCTGAAATgtttctttgaactcattccaatgtctcttcgcttgacaaaTGTTATgacatagctagcaaaacatgTTAATGCACTTATGAatttaacgatggtacttctagaataagaatctctactttgataggagatgataataggcatttcttataacaaatgacttaacaacctttaacatacatTAAGGTTTAACTATGCCCATACTaaaaatatccaaacatcatcttctagtTGCACTTGGTGGAttggtaaaatataattacatatattaCTCGAAATGCAGTTCGAGTAATAGttagaccgtgccaaggtcattcaaaaattctccctctaaaagttcgacaatttctctcgatgatgcatagacatcatcactgtaaactgcgattatagtgaacttttaaaagtagaaggtcgataaaacatggctaatttaatcaaacttatatccctctttatgcaAATATCTCGAGTTGTATAACACTCGATctaactattttagtccataTATGAACTCGATATAGTACgttcttgaggttttgacatcattaatgcttctagcattatcaatccatgagggaattctttccatcgtatccaaatatgcatgtgctttcactctttAGAAGTTTTGCTACATAAATTTTCGCATTTATCTCCAAAATCCAttgatatctatatcatatgcaaaaatgcCATAAACACTagcttttatctccaaaatccatattgtaccatgtttgTACACTGTGTACATTGAGTTTCCATAATAACCAGGTACACATTTTCTAGGTATGTTTATTGGAGTATTGGTGCACTTTGTTACATCCATAAggtgtttcaattaacctcttaagcactcaaatgctttaggatactcatggggagttccaattatattcaattcaataacatatataacatgtatatgtattcagATCTTAATTTGTATAATACTCATaatattctcgagaacttattttatatgacttagtatcaagtgatacataactttcataagacgcgtgtcaattctcttttatatattaccagactaataagatattggaaagtcaatgcatccaccactgaagaatacgttttctcataatcaatcataggtatttgtgaaaattcttgtgccaccaattttgacttataccacttaattttattttcacatgattcgcgtaaaagacacttttgtatccagcatattttacaactttagttgtatggactgttggtccagaaactttccagttcattagagaactaaactctgccttatttgcgtctttctattttgtccaatcatttcttaatattcattcataggcagatcttaaatcttgatccttatcatttaatcattttaagcgctacattatatacaaaagtataacgacgtcgatttttatttcgattccatgcATATGTTAGACAtaatacaacttatcgagatctctttattttcaggtgcCTGAgattcttcttgaaccatcatgtctattgtctcGTCTTtagatcttattactataacctcgacttgaccatcttaattacttgttccaattttcgaggaattttattgttggaatcgactagtctaccacgcttcaggcgtgcaatagactcattacaaaatatgtggttgtcctcttggacaaaaatataactggagcataagcagttgattatgtgacttacttagtcactctatttaggtcattgaacttgtctggtaaatttgttctttaatattggtaaataaattatactttaaacttctagttcatagtttatagtctaaggatcaagatgacatgataattcatttaacttttcactttccaactgcttgttatctccccctaatgttgggaacattcattcactaaagtgaaaatcAATGAGCCATAAACTaatttctcactaatggctttaagtatttaatcatagacgattatttatacccaacatattctcaaactttttagaagtcccatctttgtgcggtgtggtggatgcgtttcaatatatgtcgcacaaccaaaatcgtTGATGAGACatatttggttcctgaccaaaaaccaactgtatggggagaactataacttattagcttgatgtgaattgatggtactatatataaaattacatgtacctaaatgaactttcGCTCATCTCATGATTACTAgctttgtaaccaatagtagaCGTTTATTGATCCcaataacacttattccaatgatcgttaataacttgggaatcaaattcacaattatcaaataaatatactaatccggattaatatgcttgctatcacattagctaagccacaatcacacaaacttcaggttgtggatttgataaccatttagacgatgcatcgatttaaaaaaactaaatggtatcattttgggatatgcatatcctttaatcgCTTCCATAATATTTAGGTATACACACCCTCGTTTATTTTGCAAATATATaatttcccttgagagcaaacattacatgctaattattatcttgaagaatcttctagttcttcattatgtttcacatcatcattgactatgtgtggtctaaccggtcatgccaactaattaaataattatgatccataaactCCTGGTTTATGATCGTATGTGTATTACTTGCTCGTATGTAATACAAAACGTATGATACGAGAGAATATACTATAACTTCAAAGTTAAAACCATCTCATTATGCAATCACTccttagtttgccacttttgGTGGTCCATCTCATTATTAAAATGACCATCATTACAATTCTTAAGTCATTCTCATCATTACAAGTTTCTCAATTAGGTCCATCATTACTTATACAATGAttaatatataatcacattcacTTTTGAGAATGGAGTAGAACCAAACAAGCTTCATAGTTTTTCATTATTTACTCGGTCACATGAGTATAAAATTATTTCATTTTTTCATGACTCTTATAATGATATTGCTACTTTAGGAGCATATGTCTCAAGTGTGACAAATGAAAGAGTTTAATCGATTTTTCCTTGTAAATAATGTTCTCTTTGCTTACCATCAATTGAGAACTAGATGAGTCGTATAAAATTTATCAATCTTATATCTTACGATCTTTATAACGATCATTGTATAGTCATCTTGTTATTAACATGGTTGATCTCATTACATGAGCATCATAACAATTTTCTCAATTACCATGATTACAATCTTTACACCaattattatatcatcacattctaTTCAAGGAATAAATTATACCCATACAACACTCATGGTGGCATCATTACAATTTTCTGAGTTATGTATATGATCATAACCTTGAATTGatcattatatcatcacattcacaTCAAGGAATGGATTAGTACCACAGAACTTTCATGCTTGTTGTTTCAAACTTTATATATGTTCTTTAACAATCAATGATATTTGACGATGGAAATTGTTTTGCTCAATGGATtatgatatatatttttctcatcaCATGATATAAATTGAGATGTAGTTATATAACCGAGACATTTATACTTATCGGTTTAAAATCTTACAAGCTTCGATAAGTTCATAATAAGCTTTGAGGAGCTGGACACTTCAGGTATCTTTTTATATAAAACTTGACCACAATTCAATCGTGTTTATAACTTGTGATCATATACCACAATATGGCCACTTTGATGTTCCCTTCCAAATATATAACATCAATTGAGAAGTAATTATATATCCGAGTAATATAAGATTCATCAATCTAACATGAGTATGACACTTCGGGTGTCATATCTAAACATATTCATATACTCTTTCATGAAAGTCATAACAAATCACAACTTTAGTTTAATTGTTCTACTTTATAGTAGctatataaataaataacaacaTATAGAATACAAATTATACATCAAATCAaattatatgatttttataaCATATCCTCGTATAAAACCAATTATGataaaactttataaaataaGATATGTTGTTGTCAGTTACAAGTAAATATTAAGTAATATTTATATAGATATTCAATAGCATCCATAAAGCATATAGAATTGCAATAGACACCTATTTACAACAAAGTTAAAGTATGTAACTTTTAACATTATAGATATCATGTAAAACAAGTTATATTTACTGTAATGTTATTAAATAAAATTGAAATAGTGATAATTTTCCAATAAAACCCATTAAAGACCATTCTTTATATTCTCAACATTAAATACGTTAAcctttaaaatattaatatttcATGATATAAGACAAAAGATATAATGAAATCAATTTAGAATCATAGCTAAACTTTTTATATAGTCATGTTGATGTAAATTAAATCTCATATCAATAGTCGACAAAAATTGTGACTTTTCATCACACAAGGAAtccctgattttttttttttattattacttGTTAAAGAATTTAGAATCCAAAGGACATATAATCATCAAATAAATGCAAAAGTGGATATATTGACTTGTG
The Helianthus annuus cultivar XRQ/B chromosome 6, HanXRQr2.0-SUNRISE, whole genome shotgun sequence genome window above contains:
- the LOC110872379 gene encoding uncharacterized protein LOC110872379, producing MSTTATTAAAVDKPPRRFPPPCWTQDEALALIQSYRDRWYALRRGYLRTADWDAVAENVGRLCPGAIPPKTSAQCRHKMEKLRQRYRAEKQRALSFPGPRFLSTWFYFEAMDSMERNGTGSDRSDGFTDRSNGSDGFIHGEETNAGSVTNTVTDPVYAGLNPGRGIRFKPAPGPPVAVATGGQLVTVASRANNVRVSHGYPAQEEDNDDEFEFENQYYSGKMHRLSSQDVGNYQSYQNIEQHSGIRPRKISKVGLNFNHNHGPHGYWNENGDDDDDVGEDDDDVYNERINNRGLGREGEFSRGVKRDKDDSIGQIVASIKLLADGFVKMERMKMDMVHEIEKSRMEAEMRRNKMLLESQKQIVEAFVKGLAESKR